ATATTCTTTTTCAGATGGAGATATACTCATAAGGGTGAAAATGCAATAAATCAAGGTACCTAGATAAACACCCAAGACTATTTGATGGCGTTTGTTGGAAATAAGTCCGGGTAATAAACGAGGAGAAAAATTACTAGCGGCTTGATTCAATACAACCATTACCATCGAAAAGCTGAAGACAGTAAGACTGAATAATCCCCCTATAATAACGCTCAATACGACACGAGCCGTTTCGATGTCTTTTACTACTATTGCATCAGGAATGAAGTCTTCAATGATATTTGTAATTTCATAGTTCTTTAGTACCGTGATGATGAATATCGAAATGAAGCCTACCGATGCTATGATGGTTGGGTAAAAGGCAATGCTGGTAATGATGGCACGGTAGAAGGATAAAACTTTGTTTTTGATTTTTATCATAGAGCTGGCTGCAATATTTGAAGTTCTACGGAAATAACCGGGTGTGTTGAATTAGGTTTATAGATTTTGGGCTTTGGACGAAAGAAGTGAGAAGCGGGAAACAAGATGTAAATGTTTGATAATCAATTATTTACTTATCCTTACCATTTAATCGTAAATTATTCATTATCAATTGATTAATATCTCACTTCTCGCATCTCTGCTCCCTCGTCCAAAGTCTAAATAGATTATCAATTGACTTTTTGGGGGAGCAAAATAACGATTACTAAAGGATTTTTACTATTATGCTTCTGATTTTGCCTTTTAACATTATCTTTGCAGCCTAAAATATTTCATTTTATAACCAATCGTCAATTAATTATGGCAAGCACAGGTTTTCATACAGAAATTGCTAAACCAGATAAGGTTGAAAGTACAAGTGGCTTATTCAAAGTGATTCTTCCAAGTTTTTTAGTAGTCGTTTTATTGAGCTTTATACCAGCGTATTACAAAATGAATATGTTGGATACTCCGGTATTGTTCAGCAGTAGCTTTATTTTCCTACTCTTATTGTTGATTCCATTCCTATTTTTCTACAATTGGTACCACAAAAACTATGAAGAAGTAGGGGAATTGAATTTGACATCAGACGCTATTGAGTTTGAGTTAGAAGGTGTGGATAGAAAATGGCATTGCCCCATTACAGAAGTCAAAGATTTGACAGTTATTTATGACGGTTATGGCGGATTGTTAAGTCCCAAAAAAGGAGATGGTAACGTAATCAGTTTTGTGGCAGACGGAGAAGCATACGAACTCAATTTTGTACTTCCAAGTCAAGAGGATGCCGAAAAAATGGGTGATGTATTGAAGCAGTGGTATGCCAAAGGTATACATATGGAAGAACGATCTACTTCGGGTGACGAGCGTTATTTGATGCTTTATGGACCTCAATTTAAACCTGCTATGGCTTAATGAATTACTTTGAATTCTATCAGTTACCCATTGCCTTCAAAATTGATGCGAAAAAGCTAAAGCGCAAGTTTTACGAATACAGCCGAAAATACCATCCCGATTTTTTTGTGCAAGCATCTGCTTCTGAACAGGAAGATGTATTGGAAAAGGCTACTATCAACAACAAAGCCTTCAAAACACTTTCTAACTTAAATAGCCGCATTAAGTATGTGCTGGAATGTAAGGGGATAATAGAAGAGGGTGAAAAGTACCAATTGCCTCCAATGTTTTTGATGGAAATGATGGAGGTCAATGAAGCTTTGATGGATCTTCAATTTGAAGCAGATGCCGCCAATTTGAAGCAAATCACCCAACAAGTAAATCGCATTGAAGCAGACTTATTTGAAAGTGTATCATACATCATTGAAAACTACAAAGATGGAGTGTCGGATGAGAGCGATTTAAAAAAAGTGAAAGATTTTTATTTTAAAAAGCGTTATTTGTTGCGTATTCGAGAATCTTTGAATAAATTTGCAGCCGATTGAGAGAAAAGCGATTTTCAATCAATTTTTGTTCTTAATTTTTTGGTTGAATGAGCGGGTGGAAGGAACTTTTTAACACCGTTAAAAGTTGTATAATTCACCTACTTAATCTTATCAAAATGCCCAGGTGGCGGAATTGGTAGACGCGCTGGTCTCAAACACCAGTGAGGTTAAACTCGTGCGGGTTCGAGCCCCGCCCTGGGTACTATTCCAAAAGATAGAAAGCCTATCACATTTATTTGTGGTAGGCTTTTTTTATTTGAGTTAAGTCTTGAGGTTTTGAACAGAGTCTGCTCTGATGAATAAATAGGAGAACTTTTAGATAAAAAAGAGCGGACGATTATAAATTTTGACTCACATCACTCATTAAATCAACCAACCTCCTACAGTTTTCTTGATTTGAAAACTGTCCTTCGAATACTTTACTACGTGCTTCAATATCCTCCTTCAAAAAAACTCGCTCCTTCAATACCTCAATTTGCTTCTGAAATTCTTCTGCCGAATCTGCAATACTGCAAAGACCTTCCAAACCTGTATTCACAACCATCAGCTTATTGACCAAGCAAAAACGCCCATTGTACAAAGCATTTAACAACTTCAATTTGATGCCCGTAGCTTGGAATGTAGGGAGGATGTTAATGTGAGCATCTTGAATCAATTGCTGTAATCGCTCATTGGAGGGAAAAATTTCTAATTCGACATTGGCTTTGTTTCCAACGGCTTCAATGAGTTCTTTTTGGGGTTTGCTGCCTGCAATGATAAGCGGATACTTCAATTGACCAAAGACTTCATCTACCAAAAACATAACAGCTTCGTGGTTTTCATTGACACTCAAATTGCCGTGATACAACGCATAAGTACCTTTTCCAGTTTGGCTTTGCAGGGTTTCATTGGAATGAAATGCAGGAAGATAATGAACGTTTTGAAAACGTTGTTGAAGGTAATTGCAGTCGTTGGGTGAAATGGCAAAAATAGTCTGTGCATGTTGCAACTTGGCTTCAAAT
The Chitinophagales bacterium genome window above contains:
- the hscB gene encoding Fe-S protein assembly co-chaperone HscB, with amino-acid sequence MNYFEFYQLPIAFKIDAKKLKRKFYEYSRKYHPDFFVQASASEQEDVLEKATINNKAFKTLSNLNSRIKYVLECKGIIEEGEKYQLPPMFLMEMMEVNEALMDLQFEADAANLKQITQQVNRIEADLFESVSYIIENYKDGVSDESDLKKVKDFYFKKRYLLRIRESLNKFAAD
- a CDS encoding glycosyltransferase — translated: MNLHILSFDIPYPANYGGVIDVFYKLKTLHQLGVKITLHCFQYGNRKEAKELEQFCEIVYYYPRQTGIKGFSLQHPYIVSSRKSNELLANLLKNNTPILFEGLHTCYYLDHPQLQHRQKWVRMHNIEWEYYQALAESEKSWIKKIYFNVEARLLKRFEAKLQHAQTIFAISPNDCNYLQQRFQNVHYLPAFHSNETLQSQTGKGTYALYHGNLSVNENHEAVMFLVDEVFGQLKYPLIIAGSKPQKELIEAVGNKANVELEIFPSNERLQQLIQDAHINILPTFQATGIKLKLLNALYNGRFCLVNKLMVVNTGLEGLCSIADSAEEFQKQIEVLKERVFLKEDIEARSKVFEGQFSNQENCRRLVDLMSDVSQNL